In Montipora capricornis isolate CH-2021 chromosome 4, ASM3666992v2, whole genome shotgun sequence, a single genomic region encodes these proteins:
- the LOC138045862 gene encoding adenosine receptor A3-like — MAITNYSTINEHKKTLTDFLCSSELTQGINVELRWAAALNIFLSITAFIGNAIFLVALNKVSSLHAPSKLLFRTLATTDLCVGIFSQPLTAVALLPEVKQHIHVCRYVSAIRFLTAYPLCMVSLLTSTAINLDRLFALSLRLKYRQFVTLKRTYVVVSVFCVVSVVFTAMSFVSNTVTTWQPQQTAPLNTELYIKTVHTVLWVQLALAVCYTPYFITTVIISRRFSQPSVRLLVVWRYVGTLLYFNSSLNPIFYYWKMRTVKKAMKETVQRVCCSCGCT, encoded by the exons ATGGCGATCACGAATTACTCTACGATAAATGAACACAAGAAAACTTTGACAGACTTTCTTTGCTCATCAGAATTGACACAAGGAATTAATGTCGAACTTCGATGGGCCGCAGCCCTtaacatttttctttccatcacTGCATTTATTGGAAATGCCATCTTCTTAGTCGCTCTTAACAAGGTATCCTCGCTTCATGCACCGTCGAAACTCTTGTTTCGTACCTTGGCCACAACGGATCTTTGTGTTGGTATCTTCTCTCAGCCGCTGACTGCCGTCGCGTTGCTGCCCGAAGTTAAACAACATATTCACGTTTGCAGATATGTTAGTGCTATACGTTTTTTAACAGCTTACCCTTTGTGCATGGTATCCTTGCTTACGTCGACTGCTATAAACTTGGACAGATTATTTGCCTTGTCTTTGAGGCTAAAATACCGACAGTTTGTCACCCTGAAGAGGACATATGTTGTTGTAAGCGTCTTTTGCGTTGTGTCCGTGGTGTTTACGGCAATGTCGTTTGTGAGCAACACCGTGACGACCTG gcaaCCGCAGCAAACAGCTCCACTAAACACCGAACTTTACATAAAGACAGTTCACACTGTATTATGGGTGCAGTTGGCTTTGGCTGTTTGCTACACACCGTATTTCATCACAACGGTTATTATATCTCGTCGATTTAGTCAGCCCAGTGTGCGGCTTCTTGTTGTGTGGAGATATGTGGGAACTTTGCTTTATTTCAACTCCTCCTTAAACCCGATTTTTTACTACTGGAAGATGAGGACAGTGAAAAAAGCAATGAAAGAGACAGTTCAACGAGTTTGCTGCTCCTGCGGTTGTACCTGA
- the LOC138046432 gene encoding uncharacterized protein: MDDSLDSVEDDGKGVELYHQLNALWAKEGMHVRKWVSNSATVMAAIPEDDRATEVNIRDSKDTITTTLGLQWNSTDDVLAVPATPVSEDYPITKRSALKKNATVFDPLGLVSPFVVQAKIMLQELWNRGYDWDEEVQDEVANRLQVWFLQLSCLANVKIPWCLQNQQPVKSKELVTFIDASQQAYGAASYLRCEYEDGTVSAQLIASKSKVAPLTPMTMPKLELMGAIVGSRLTQSVSRVLELPVKAAPFYSDGTDVLWWIRGRGRDFRPFVANRIGEIQISTEPGQWQHVSTDKNPADLCS, from the coding sequence ATGGATGATTCGTTAGACAGTGTTGAGGATGACGGGAAAGGAGTTGAACTGTACCACCAGCTTAATGCATTGTGGGCAAAAGAGGGCATGCATGTCCGAAAATGGGTATCGAATTCAGCAACAGTGATGGCAGCCATACCTGAGGATGACCGAGCCACAGAGGTGAACATAAGAGACAGTAAGGACACAATAACGACAACACTTGGCTTACAGTGGAACAGCACTGATGATGTATTGGCAGTACCTGCAACGCCCGTGTCCGAGGACTACCCAATTACTAAGAGGAGTGCTTTGAAGAAGAATGCAACTGTCTTTGACCCGCTTGGCCTAGTAAGCCCTTTCGTCGTACAAGCGAAGATCATGCTCCAAGAACTGTGGAACCGTGGCTATGACTGGGATGAGGAAGTTCAAGACGAAGTGGCTAATCGTCTTCAGGTCTGGTTCTTACAGCTGTCATGCCTAGCAAATGTCAAGATTCCGTGGTGCCTGCAAAACCAGCAACCAGTGAAGTCGAAGGAATTGGTGACCTTTATTGATGCCTCTCAGCAGGCCTATGGAGCTGCCTCATACTTGCGCTGTGAGTATGAAGATGGTACCGTGTCCGCACAGCTGATAGCTTCAAAGAGTAAGGTTGCACCGCTTACCCCCATGACTATGCCAAAGCTGGAATTAATGGGAGCCATAGTGGGTTCAAGGTTAACCCAGTCCGTGTCCAGAGTCCTAGAACTACCCGTGAAAGCAGCGCCGTTCTATTCTGACGGCACAGATGTGCTCTGGTGGATTCGTGGAAGAGGTCGAGACTTTCGACCCTTTGTGGCGAACCGTATTGGGGAGATACAGATTAGTACTGAACCGGGACAGTGGCAGCACGTCTCTACCGACAAAAATCCCGCTGATCTGTGCTCTTGA
- the LOC138046434 gene encoding uncharacterized protein, giving the protein MSKRGPRQTSKALLPCEIREAEAEVVRSCQREAFPGEYKALVTGKPIPTKSPLMKLNPVLDEEGCIRSNGSLQFAEYLPYDVRFPMILPRGHCVTKLIVKHYHEQANHTAGTNFVLSQINEKYWIIAAREEIREWERECNMCKRMRGKTTTQVMAPIPEIRLRFTFRPFDQTAVHYAGPFTTVQGRGVRRQKRWRCLFTCLSTRAVHLEVAFGLDTDSSLNAFTRFTSRRGLPKEMVSDCGTNFVGAVNELKELISELDQDKIQQSTANRGVTWRFNPPGAPHFGGIHEAMIKSAKKAIYGVIGTSDVTNGELITAVTGVESLLNARPLTYQSANPQDIVPLTPNHFLHGQLGGQFTPETVDTTEFSQCKRWRKVQEIISQVWRRWLQEYLALLIRRPKWTEVVKDLKEDDVVLVLDSKLPRGRWPLGRIIETYPGRDGHTRVAKIQCGASTVVRPIHKLVPLHES; this is encoded by the coding sequence ATGTCAAAGAGGGGTCCGAGACAGACTAGTAAAGCATTGTTACCGTGTGAGATCAGAGAAGCTGAGGCAGAGGTGGTGCGATCGTGCCAGCGCGAAGCATTCCCTGGCGAATACAAAGCTCTAGTGACCGGGAAACCGATACCGACCAAGAGCCCACTAATGAAGTTGAATCCTGTGTTAGACGAAGAAGGCTGTATCCGTTCAAATGGAAGTCTCCAGTTCGCAGAGTATCTGCCTTATGATGTGCGATTCCCAATGATCCTGCCTCGAGGACATTGTGTAACTAAACTTATTGTAAAGCATTATCATGAACAGGCCAATCATACAGCAGGAACCAACTTTGTATTGTCCCAAATTAACGAGAAGTATTGGATCATTGCAGCCCGAGAAGAGATCCGAGAGTGGGAGCGTGAGTGCAACATGTGTAAACGAATGCGGGGCAAGACCACTACACAGGTCATGGCCCCGATTCCAGAGATCCGTCTTCGCTTTACCTTCCGTCCCTTTGACCAAACAGCCGTTCACTATGCTGGGCCTTTTACCACTGTACAAGGACGAGGTGTGCGCCGACAGAAGAGGTGGCGgtgtttgtttacttgtttGTCAACCCGTGCGGTCCATTTGGAGGTAGCATTTGGTTTGGACACCGACAGCTCTCTGAATGCCTTTACACGCTTTACAAGCAGACGAGGACTGCCAAAGGAGATGGTGAGCGACTGTGGAACCAATTTTGTTGGAGCCGTAAACGAACTGAAAGAACTGATCAGTGAGCTGGACCAGGACAAGATTCAGCAAAGCACAGCCAATCGAGGAGTAACATGGAGATTCAACCCGCCCGGGGCACCACATTTTGGTGGCATTCATGAAGCCATGATAAAGTCAGCCAAGAAAGCTATTTACGGAGTAATCGGAACGAGTGACGTAACTAATGGAGAGTTAATTACCGCAGTGACTGGAGTGGAAAGCCTTCTCAATGCACGACCGCTCACCTACCAGTCAGCTAACCCCCAGGACATTGTACCGCTGACTCCAAACCACTTCTTACATGGACAGTTGGGCGGCCAATTCACACCTGAAACCGTTGACACCACCGAATTCAGTCAATGCAAACGTTGGCGAAAGGTCCAGGAGATAATTTCCCAAGTCTGGAGGAGGTGGCTACAAGAGTACCTTGCTTTGTTAATCAGGAGGCCAAAGTGGACCGAAGTAGTCAAGGATCTTAAGGAGGATGATGTTGTCCTTGTCCTGGACTCTAAACTGCCCAGAGGACGGTGGCCTCTAGGACGCATCATCGAAACTTATCCAGGAAGGGATGGCCACACCAGAGTCGCTAAGATCCAATGTGGGGCGAGCACCGTTGTGAGACCAATCCATAAACTAGTGCCTTTGCACGAAAGTTAG